Below is a window of 'Nostoc azollae' 0708 DNA.
AGATTTAGTGAACTAAATTGTGGAGAAACTGAAATGGCTGTAGTTGAATATATTGTATTTTTAGGCGTGTTTATGGGTATAGCTGTAGGTTTGCTATTTGGTCTGCGTTCTGCCAAGATCATTTAATAGCCAGTAAGTTCAGCTTAAAATCCTTGTAATACAGATATCTTCCCTAGGACTATAGCCCCCATCAAAAAGGGGCTAGGGGGATATAAACATTTATAGTATAGTATAAGCAGAAACTAACGGCATTTTCTGTTTGTTTGGTCTAATTTACAGCGAAATCAAATATTCTGCGGAGAGTGACAAAGCCTTGCAACAACAAAGTTTTACAGATGACTCAAAAGCGCTGACTAACTAATCAACCGGAATCCCTTTTTTACTACGCTTTAAGTGCTTCCAAAGTCAATGAATTTCTTTGTAAGCTTCCTCTGGAGGAATTGTACCACCACTGTGCAAATTGCAAATGTACTTTAGTCGTTGAGAAAACTCTTGAAGATGTCCATTAAATAATAAATATCCTGCCGTTAATTGACCATTATAGGGATGACAAGTATACAGAAAATCACAGAATTCACAGAGAAAATCAGATTGAGTATTCATAGTAACTTACTAAGGATAAGGTGAGAAATTACAATATTTATATGGTATATCCTGAGTAATCAGGATGAAAATTTTAATCATACTGTAAATTACTTTTTCATATTTTCCAGATACGGCCTTTTTGACAAGCATTATAAGCAGCAGTTTTAGGCGCAAAATCAACACAGCCAATAGCGTGTTCAGAACAAGCTTTTTTAGGATGTACCGTACATTTGAGACGATAGTCATTAGTAAAATATTCACATTTATGACAAGGAATTTAATGTAGATCATGTAAATAAATTATCCATTTTGTGACAGTTATCGAAATACTCCAAAGTAGTAAAATCATCATTATCCAAGCACATAAGGCGCAAAAAATTGTAGCCATAAATATTTATTACTCCAATTACTCCAATTAGTTCGCAGAATAAAATTTAAGAAATCCCCCATAGTCAACTGCTATTAACGGGACTTAAACAAAAGTTAAGAGTAAAAAGGAGTATAGTGCGGTTTCGGTGTAGCTTTCACGTTAAAAGAGGCTGATGAAAAAAACCACTGCCCCAGCAATGGCACCATGGTTTGAAAGATGGTGTTAAAGGTTTGATGGTGTATTTACTAATGAAGGGGAAAAAAGAGAGTTTAGACATGATTTAGGGGGATGATTGGGTGAAAGTGAGAGAAAAAACCTATTTTAAATGGCAGAGAATGCCCTAGAAGTTACGTACCACCGATTACACCACGTTTTAACGGAAGTATCTTGGTCCATTTCCCAAGTCAATGACCGTCGGTTAGAGATTATGAACAAGTGTAGTCAGAGGAGAATCACCAGAGGATTTAGCTTAATAATTGATGATTCTGTCCATAGAAAAAGCGGGAATTTTAGGGATGGAGTAGGAAGACAATATAATATTGCAGAAATTGGGAAAAGGGATACTGGAATAGTAGTAGTAACAACACATCTATATGATGGCAGTAAAAGCTTACCATTAGATATAGAGTTATATCACCATGGTGATTCTTTACTCAAAGGGAAACAAGACCCTCTATTTGACAATAAACCTGAGTTAGGAATTAAATTAATAGATCTGACCTTAAGCCATGGTTATCAACCAGGAATAGTAATTATAGATCCTGGATATGGCCACAATACATCTTTCTTATTAAAGATAGAAAATCGGCATTTAAAGTATTTAGGAGGATTAGCTAAAAATCCCACAGTCCTTAGCAGTGACCAAGAGGATAGTCCACAAATAATTAGGTTAGATGAATTAGTACAAAGTTTACCCCAAGAGGCTTTTACAGAAATTCAACTGGAGTTAGATAAACCCAAAACATTATGGGTAGTAACTAAATAGGTAGAAATATCAGCCTTAACTAACTGGAAAGGGGAATATTGCTATCGTCATCAACGGTTCTACTTTCTCTCAAGCCACTGATATTGAGTACTTTATGACCAATGTTTCTGAGCAATTGTCACACCCCAATGGATAGTTGATACATGTTCTCAAAGAAATTGGGTAGAACTTGTTTACAGGGAAGCCAAGGGATGGTTAGGACTCAACGAATATCAAGTTGGAGATAACAGCAGTTGACTGCGCCATTTTATTTTGGTTTTCTGTGCCTACACTTTTATTCTTTGCCATCAGTGGACTGGAGGATTAAGACCAAGGTGGGCTAAGAAACCTTTGAATACTTTTACTGCAGCTTTAGAAGCGTTGAGAACAGCCATATCTTTTCTATTTATTGATTGGTTCAACTGGAATCCGGACGTGTTTCCTTCTGATCAAGCCAGTTTGGGCTACATTTGGGCTTGATTTTTGTTTACGTCCCATTAGGAAAGATGTGAGCCTCCCACAGGTGCGGTTTATGCTCCCGCAACAAATGAAAGAAACACATTCAGATTTAAGACCTGAAATCCTTACCTGGCAAGGAAATATATTTCTTGAAAGTAATGGATAGCCTAAAAAAGGGAATTTAGGCGCTATAACGGGCGCTCTGTGCCATTGCTGTGCCGGTTGCGTAAGTCCTGAATATCCCACTACAGCCTTTTTTTCTCAAGTCTACTTAGCAAGATTAGGATCAAATTTTAAATCAGTTCCACCCAATCCTTCCACAATACTGTGCGTATTAGCATCCATCATTTTTTGATAGGTCTCTCCGTCACTACCAGGTTCACTAAGTCCATCAATATAAATTTGTCTGGAGAAAAGTTTCATATTTGCTTCTTTAGCAATTGGCTCAAGTAAAATGGGGTTAGTTGTTGTATCTGCAAAAACTGTCGGTAGTTTTGCTTGTTGAATATATTCAGTTAAATTGTTTAGTCTTGTATCTGTCAAATTATCTTCATCGCTAATATTAGGTCAACTACCTTTATAGGGAAAAATTATAAGCTTTGACATAATAAATCATCGCTTCGTGAGTTCTCATTAATTTGCAATTCCTCTTAGGAAGAGTAGCAAGTGTAGATTTAATCCAGTTATGTAGTTGGGTCAATTCTTGGTTTAATTTGCTGGCGTTACTGTTGTATTTTTTTGGATTTGTTGGTAATAATTTAACTAGATTAGTGTTAATTACTTCCACTATTTCGATGGTATTTTTAACATGGTGCCATATATGTGGTTCAGTGAAAGTTCTCCCATTTTTTTGCAATCTTTCTGCTTAAGGTACAGCACGTTGACTAATGGCTATTTTGTTCGCACTGTTTTTATTAGCTTGAATAATTTTGATCAAACCTGGTTCAAAATTATAGCCATGATAAAACATCAGATTTG
It encodes the following:
- the petL gene encoding cytochrome b6-f complex subunit PetL, giving the protein MAVVEYIVFLGVFMGIAVGLLFGLRSAKII
- a CDS encoding DUF7219 family protein; protein product: MNTQSDFLCEFCDFLYTCHPYNGQLTAGYLLFNGHLQEFSQRLKYICNLHSGGTIPPEEAYKEIH
- a CDS encoding metal ABC transporter solute-binding protein, Zn/Mn family, whose protein sequence is MTDTRLNNLTEYIQQAKLPTVFADTTTNPILLEPIAKEANMKLFSRQIYIDGLSEPGSDGETYQKMMDANTHSIVEGLGGTDLKFDPNLAK